The bacterium genome includes the window TCCCGTCACTACCACCGCAAGAATTCGATTACAGCCTGTACTGGATCCGCTCCTTGCTGATACCAGTGATGCCAACTTCCTATTTCTGCACCGGCAGCAATAGCACTTACTACTCCGAATGGTGGGGAAGCTTGGCACATTGGTACTAACCACCCGATTACCTGGACTTCCAGCGGTGCGGTTGGAAATGTTATTCTCGACTACGACTGGAATTATCCCTCCGGCGACTGGACTACGATAATTGCATCGACAGTAAACTCCGGTTCTTATGACTGGACGATTCCGGCGATGTTAAGTACCAGCGTGCGGGTTAGAATTCGCTCTACGACCAATCTTGCAGTCGGCGATACCAGCAACGCCAGTATGTCAATTATCAATCCAGTAGTCACTGTGACTGCTCCCAATGGCGGTGAGACATTGAACATTGGTTCGCCCTATCAGATTGCTTGGAGTAACATTGGTGCGATTGGTGCGGTAAGAATTCATTTGAACCGCAATTTCCCAACCCAAACTTGGGAAACGATTGCGGATAGTGTTGTTGGCACTACATTCCAATGGAATGTTACTGGTGGGGTAACTTCAAATGCGCGGATTCGTGTTACATCTATCCAACACTCGGTAGTTGATGTTAGCGATGCTAATTTCACTATTACTGCACCAACTCTTACTGTGCTGTATCCGAATGGTGGTGAAGTCTTTGGAGCACAATCGGTGACAACTCGTTGGAGTCGACAAGCTGCACCGGGTAATGTTCGGGTCGGATTGAATCGTACCTACCCGAGTGGAAATTGGGAGCTATTGGGTACATCGACAACCGATTCGTTACAGTGGTTTGTTTCCGGGGTAAACACCGAAACCGCGAGAATTCGGGTGCAACTTGTGGCGGATACTTCAGTTCAAGATTTCAGCAACAACAATTTCGCGATCCGCATCTCATCAGTACAAAGCCGGGGAAATACTATCCCGGATAAGTTTAGCATCAATTCGATTTATCCGAATCCTTTTAATCGGGAAGCACGCATCGAGATTGCAATTCCCAAGGCTGGGGTGGTTTCACTTAAACTGCATGATATCATGGGGAGAGACGTTGGAGTTATCTTCTCAGGAGAGTTACAACCGGGTGTGTATGCATTTGATTGGCGAAACGACAATCTATCCAGTGGAACGTATGTATTATCAATGGAAGCTGGGACATACGTCGAGCGCCGCACCATCCAGTACATCCGATAACCACGAGTAGGGGAGGGTTGCCATGCCCTCCCGCCGAATCCGCGAAGCAACAACAAAGAAAAGATTCCAGAAACGCCGGGTTTACTCCCGGCGTTTTTGTTTTCACCAATTCTTGTTTTTCCCA containing:
- a CDS encoding T9SS type A sorting domain-containing protein, yielding MLSTSVRVRIRSTTNLAVGDTSNASMSIINPVVTVTAPNGGETLNIGSPYQIAWSNIGAIGAVRIHLNRNFPTQTWETIADSVVGTTFQWNVTGGVTSNARIRVTSIQHSVVDVSDANFTITAPTLTVLYPNGGEVFGAQSVTTRWSRQAAPGNVRVGLNRTYPSGNWELLGTSTTDSLQWFVSGVNTETARIRVQLVADTSVQDFSNNNFAIRISSVQSRGNTIPDKFSINSIYPNPFNREARIEIAIPKAGVVSLKLHDIMGRDVGVIFSGELQPGVYAFDWRNDNLSSGTYVLSMEAGTYVERRTIQYIR